In Marinitoga litoralis, the genomic stretch ATTACATGTTAAGGAAAAACCAATAGCAAAAAGAAGCGGTGTAGTAAGTATAGAAACTGAATATTCTGCTGCAAAGCATGAAGTTATATGGGTTAAAATTAAAGATGATAGTGGAGTAGAAGAAAAGTGGCCTATATTTGAAGGAGCTACATTATTTGTTGAAGATGGAGATACAGTAGAAGAAGGAACACAATTAGCAGACACATTCTTATACGAAGATGAAATTTTAACAGCTAGTGAATATTTAATATTTGAACAATTCTATCCATCAGCTATAGAAATAGAAAGAGATATAGAAAGAGATACACCAATATTAGTAATAACAGATATAGATCCAGAAGTAGAAAAAGAAATAGGTAAAGGTGTAGGAAGTACATTATTACAAGAAGAATATGAAGCATATAAAGAATTATATGATGATAAGATTACAGCTGATTATGGTGGAGAAGCAATTAAGAAATTATTGAGATCATTGGATTTACATGATTTAAAAATAGAAATAGAAGCTGAATTAGCAAAATTAGATAAAAAGAGTGCAAAAGCATTAAAATTATTAAAAAGATTAAAAGTAGTAAAAGACTTCTTAAAATCAGGAAATAAACCTGAATGGATGATAATTGAAGCATTACCAGTAGTTCCACCAGATATCAGACCTTTAATTCAAATAGATGGTGGAAGATTTGCAGCCACTGACTTAAATGACTTATATAGAAGAGTAATTAATAGAAATAATAGATTATTAAAATTATTTGAAATAGAAGCCCCTGAGATAATTATTAGAAACGAAAAAAGGATTTTACAACAAGCTGTAGATTCATTGATCTATAATGGTCGTGTTGGAAAAGCTATGACTGACAGAAGCGGAAGACCATTAAGATCATTAACCGATTTAATTAAAGGTAAGAAAGGAAGATTTAGAAGAAATCTTCTTGGAAAACGTGTTGACTATTCTGGTAGGGCTGTTATTACAGTAGGTCCAGATTTAAAGATACACGAATGTGGATTGCCAAAGAAAATGGCAATGGAATTATTCAAGCCATTTGTATTGAATAAACTATTAAAAGATTCAAATTCTACAAGTAAAAATGCTAGAAAGTTAAAGAAAACAATTATTGAAAAAGAAATGCCAGAAGCATGGGAAATGCTTGAAGAAGTAATTAAAGGACACCCAGTATTATTAAATAGGGCACCAACACTACACAGAATTTCTATTCAAGCATTTATACCAAGACTTATAGAAGGTCATTCTATTCAATTACATCCATTAGTATGTCCTCCATTCAATGCTGACTTTGATGGAGACCAAATGGCTGTTCATGTACCATTATCAAATATAGCTCAAGCAGAAGCAAAATTCTTGATGTTATCAAGATATAATATCATATCACCTGCTAATGGAAAACCAATTTCTATGCCAGGTAAAGATATGATAGCAGGAGTATATTATTTAACAACAGTTGACCAAAAATATTTTGATTCTAAAGACTTACCATCATCACCAAAAGATTTAATGGAAGAAAATGATAAGATAAAATATGTTTTTGCTGATGAATTCCAAGCATTTTATGTTCATGAATATGAAAAGATAACAAGACATGAAGTATTAGTTGAAAACGGAGAATTAAAATGGTCAAAACCAGTATTGAACTTACATGAACCAATGGGGTTATACTTGGATGGTAAGTTAATAAAAACAACTGTAGGAAGATTAATATTTAAAGAAATAATTCCTGAATCATTAGGAAGATTCAGACCCGACTTTAATAAAATATATAAAAAGAAAGAAATTAAAAATTTAATATTTGATACATTCAAATATCATGGAATCGATAGAACAGCTGATTTATTGGATGATATAAAATACTTAGGATTCCACTATGCTACAGTTTCAGGTTTAACTATATCTGTTAGAGATATTGTAGAGTCTAAAGAAAGATTAGAAATAATAAAAGCTTCAGAAGAAAAAGTTATGGAAATAGAAAGATATTTTGAAGAAGGTTACTTAACAGATGATGAAAGATATAAGGAAGTAGTTAAAATATGGGAAAAAACAATAGATGCAGTTACAGAAGTAACAAGTAAAGAATTTAGAAAACATCCATTTAATCCTGTTTGGATGATGGTTGATTCTGGAGCAAGAGGTAATATTGACCAATTAAAACAACTTGCTGGTATGAGGGGTCTTATGGCCGATCCATCAGGTAAGGTTATTGAATTACCTATTAAATCTAACTTTAGAAATGGATTATCAGAATTAGAATTCTTTATTTCTACACACGGTGCTAGAAAAGGTTCTGCTGATACAGCGCTAAGAACATCTACAGCAGGTTATTTGACAAGAAGATTAGTTGATGTTGCTCAATCTATTACAGTTACTGAACCAGATTGTGGAACAGAAAAAGGTATTGAAGCAAGGGAATTAATAGCTGATGGATTAAAAATAGAAAACCTTGAAGATTACTTATTTGGTAGAGTATTAGCTAAAGACGTATTAGATCCAAAAACTGAAGAAATAATTATTCATCCAGAAACTGGAAAAAGATATGTTAAAGATGTTATGTTAGATGAAGAAGATTCTGCATTTTTAGCAAATTATAAGACAAATATTCCTGTAGTAGAAGAAATAGAAAATATAAAAATTGATGATATCAATTTATACGTATATAATATTTTAAATAAAGATGTATATGTAGATGGAGAATTATTATTCTCAAAAGGAACTGAAATTGATAATGATGTATTATTGTCCTTAAAACAACATAATGTAAAAACTGTTGATATAAAAGAATATAAAGCTGTTAATTTCGTTTTTGTTGGAGATAATTTAAAGATTGAAGATGAAAATGGAAAATTAATCACATTAGTAAATTATCAAGAAAAGATAGATGCAGATACAGCAAGAAAACTTGAAAGATATAATATTAAAGAAATTGAAGTAAGACCTTCAATTTATGTAAGATCTATTTTAACATGTGAATCAGAACATGGAGTTTGTGCAAAATGTTATGGTATGGACTTATCAAGCCATAAGGTTGTAAATATAGGAGAATCTGTAGGTATAATAGCAGCTCAATCAATTGGAGAACCTGGTACTCAATTAACAATGAGAACTTTCCATACAGGTGGTATTGCTACAGCAGGTGATATTACACAAGGTCTTCCAAGAGCAGAAGAATTATTTGAAGCAAGAAAGAATTTAAAAGGACCAGAAGCAGAATTTTCTACAGTAAAAGGTATAGTTAGAAAAGTAGATAGGGATGAAAAAGGAAGATTATTAGTTATAGTAGAAGATTTAAGAGGAGATTTACATACTTATACTGCAGATCCTAAGGTTAAACCAACAGTTTCAGAAGGAGATAAAGTAGAACCAGGTTATAGATTAACTTCTGGTAATATAAAACCAAGAAGATTATTAGAAGAATTAGGTGCAGAAGTTACATTTGACTACTTATTAAAAGAAATTAAGAAAATTTATGCTGAACAAGGTGTAGAAATTCATGATAAACATTTTGAAATTATTATCAAACAAATGTTTAATAAGGTTGAAATAACATATGCAGGTGATACTGAGTTCATGCCTAAAGATTTAGTAAGCTTAAAATCTGTAGAAAAAGCAAATAAGAAAATTTATGAAGAAAATAAAATGGTTGAACAAAATAGAGAAGACATAATCGGTAAAAAATTAGCAGAAAAGATAACAATAAAAACTGAAGAAGGAAAAGAAGTATTAGGAGAAATTGGTGACGAAGTAACAGAAGAATTATTAAACAAATTAATAGATGCAGGATTAAAAGAAATCGAAGTATTCAAAACTGAACCACAATTATTAGAAACAGATGATGGAGAATTAAGATTAGCTGGAGAAAAGAAAGTATACTTAATTAATCCAAAAGAACCTGCTAGATTTGAAAGAAAATTATTGAGAATTACAAAATCATCTCTTGAAAGAGAAGGTTGGTTAGGTGCAGCATCATTCCAACAAACAGTTCAAGTATTAACAGAAGCAGCTTTAGAAGGAAAAGAAGATTACTTATTAGGATTAAAAGAAAATGTTATTGTTGGACAACCAATTCCAGCTGGTACAGGATTAAAAGCATTCTTAGAATCAGAAATATCAGTATTCGAATTGCCAACATATCCAACAGAAGAATCACAAGAAAGTGCTGCATCTTAATATAATATACAAAGGGACCTGTCTTTACAGGTCCCTTGTTTTATTTTATAAATTATAATTTAAGGTTTAAAAAGAGTGTAATGACACTTTTATATTTAATAAAAAATTAACAATATCTATTTTTTAAATTATTTTTGCTTTTTCAAATTTTATTGAAAAAACAGTGCCAAATTCCGATGATGCGTTATCTTTCGTCTCATTTTATTAAATCCAATAACCGCTCTTCATTTTTCCTTGTTGTTTTTTCCAATAATTCTTCTGTTTTTCTGTCTGCTGTTATTTCCCCTTTTTTTAATACCACTATTCTATCCGTTTTTTCTATTTCGCTGACATCATGACTTGCCAATATTATCGTTTTTCCATTTTTGGATAATTCTTCCATTATTTCATATATTTTCATCTTTGTTTCTATATCCACTCCATTTGTCGGTTCATCTAATAAATATATTTCGTAATCACCCCATAGAATATTTGGAGAAAAAATAAGAAAATGATATTATTAAATTAAATGAATGAAAGGGGTGTTTGTTATGAAAAATAGAAATAAATATTCTCCTGATTTTAAACTTCAAGTTGTTAAAGAGTATTTTAATTCTGATAAGACTCAAAAAGATATTTGTGATGAATATGGCATTTCTAGTTCTGCTTTTTTTAAATGGATTAAAAAATATGAAAACTCTGGTTTTGACGATAATGTTTTTAATTCCAAGAAAGGAAGACCTAAATCTATTATTTCTGATATTTCTAAGGTTCCTCCTTTTATCTATGAATCTGCTGGTATTACTCAATCTGATAATGATTCCAATGATACTAATTCTTTAAAGAAAAAGATTGAATATTATGAACGTCTTCTTCTTGAAAAAGAATTACTTCTTAAAATGCAAGAAGATGAGATCAACTTTTTGAAAAAAAAACACAACTGGAAAAAGTAACTTTTATTGGTCATTTTTTACTTGTTTTCAAGTATAGAAACTTTGGTATGTCTTTATCTTTTTTACTCCATCATTATCATATTTGTCAAAGTTCTTTTTATTATAAAACCATATTGTTTTTTGATACTGGAGTACATAAAAGACAATCAAGTTTTAAAGGCTATTCTTTTACTGTTGATGGTAAAAAGGTTTCTGATACTTATATTAAGCAATTACTTGTTGATTTATTATCTGTTAATAACCCTTTAAATCCTGAATTCTTTCACAAGACTTTAGGTTCTAAGAAATTATCTGCTATTTTCAGACAAAAGTTTAATATCATTATTAATCACAAGAAGATTCATAGATTAAGAAAAGAATTAAATCTTGTTAGAAATTATCATCGTCATCCCAAACATCCCAAAAGAAGACCTAAAAACCATGATATTAGCAGACCTAATCAATATTGGGAATCTGACATTAAATTTATTCCCACTAAATATGATGGATATATTCCTATACTCAGTATAATTATGCTTTCGATAGATCCATTGTTGGAGTTTATATTGGTAATTCTATTAAAGCAAGAGACTTTATTTCAACTTTAAGAAAAGCTATTAGTTTTAGAGGTGCTATCCCTGATAATCTTATTATCCGGACAGATAATGGTCCACAATTTAAAGCTAATATTACTGCAGCTTTTATGAATGAATTAAATATTATTCATGAATTCGGTTACAAAAATAACCCTAACTCTCAAGCTTATATTGAATCATTTCATTCTAATGTTCAACGT encodes the following:
- a CDS encoding DNA-directed RNA polymerase subunit beta', which translates into the protein MGKMTSSFKRKIAKIKVGIASPERIREWSNGEVKKPETINHRTFKPERDGLFCEKIFGPVKDYECTCGRYKGKKYEGTVCERCGVKVESKESRRRKMGHIELAAPVVHIWFLKSSPSILSILLNIPVKELENIIYYGSKRVVEKIWLVTDPKDSDLFDYGDMLHNTEYEIFKEKMDFEVEQAVKVLHVKEKPIAKRSGVVSIETEYSAAKHEVIWVKIKDDSGVEEKWPIFEGATLFVEDGDTVEEGTQLADTFLYEDEILTASEYLIFEQFYPSAIEIERDIERDTPILVITDIDPEVEKEIGKGVGSTLLQEEYEAYKELYDDKITADYGGEAIKKLLRSLDLHDLKIEIEAELAKLDKKSAKALKLLKRLKVVKDFLKSGNKPEWMIIEALPVVPPDIRPLIQIDGGRFAATDLNDLYRRVINRNNRLLKLFEIEAPEIIIRNEKRILQQAVDSLIYNGRVGKAMTDRSGRPLRSLTDLIKGKKGRFRRNLLGKRVDYSGRAVITVGPDLKIHECGLPKKMAMELFKPFVLNKLLKDSNSTSKNARKLKKTIIEKEMPEAWEMLEEVIKGHPVLLNRAPTLHRISIQAFIPRLIEGHSIQLHPLVCPPFNADFDGDQMAVHVPLSNIAQAEAKFLMLSRYNIISPANGKPISMPGKDMIAGVYYLTTVDQKYFDSKDLPSSPKDLMEENDKIKYVFADEFQAFYVHEYEKITRHEVLVENGELKWSKPVLNLHEPMGLYLDGKLIKTTVGRLIFKEIIPESLGRFRPDFNKIYKKKEIKNLIFDTFKYHGIDRTADLLDDIKYLGFHYATVSGLTISVRDIVESKERLEIIKASEEKVMEIERYFEEGYLTDDERYKEVVKIWEKTIDAVTEVTSKEFRKHPFNPVWMMVDSGARGNIDQLKQLAGMRGLMADPSGKVIELPIKSNFRNGLSELEFFISTHGARKGSADTALRTSTAGYLTRRLVDVAQSITVTEPDCGTEKGIEARELIADGLKIENLEDYLFGRVLAKDVLDPKTEEIIIHPETGKRYVKDVMLDEEDSAFLANYKTNIPVVEEIENIKIDDINLYVYNILNKDVYVDGELLFSKGTEIDNDVLLSLKQHNVKTVDIKEYKAVNFVFVGDNLKIEDENGKLITLVNYQEKIDADTARKLERYNIKEIEVRPSIYVRSILTCESEHGVCAKCYGMDLSSHKVVNIGESVGIIAAQSIGEPGTQLTMRTFHTGGIATAGDITQGLPRAEELFEARKNLKGPEAEFSTVKGIVRKVDRDEKGRLLVIVEDLRGDLHTYTADPKVKPTVSEGDKVEPGYRLTSGNIKPRRLLEELGAEVTFDYLLKEIKKIYAEQGVEIHDKHFEIIIKQMFNKVEITYAGDTEFMPKDLVSLKSVEKANKKIYEENKMVEQNREDIIGKKLAEKITIKTEEGKEVLGEIGDEVTEELLNKLIDAGLKEIEVFKTEPQLLETDDGELRLAGEKKVYLINPKEPARFERKLLRITKSSLEREGWLGAASFQQTVQVLTEAALEGKEDYLLGLKENVIVGQPIPAGTGLKAFLESEISVFELPTYPTEESQESAAS
- a CDS encoding AAA family ATPase, with the protein product MFSPNILWGDYEIYLLDEPTNGVDIETKMKIYEIMEELSKNGKTIILASHDVSEIEKTDRIVVLKKGEITADRKTEELLEKTTRKNEERLLDLIK
- a CDS encoding transposase → MKNRNKYSPDFKLQVVKEYFNSDKTQKDICDEYGISSSAFFKWIKKYENSGFDDNVFNSKKGRPKSIISDISKVPPFIYESAGITQSDNDSNDTNSLKKKIEYYERLLLEKELLLKMQEDEINFLKKKHNWKK
- a CDS encoding IS3 family transposase: MSLSFLLHHYHICQSSFYYKTILFFDTGVHKRQSSFKGYSFTVDGKKVSDTYIKQLLVDLLSVNNPLNPEFFHKTLGSKKLSAIFRQKFNIIINHKKIHRLRKELNLVRNYHRHPKHPKRRPKNHDISRPNQYWESDIKFIPTKYDGYIPILSIIMLSIDPLLEFILVILLKQETLFQL